The nucleotide sequence GATGTTTGGGAACACGCCTATTATCTTAAATATAAAAATAATCGAGGTCAATATTTACAACAATGGTGGAATGTGGTGAACTGGGATGAAGTGAATAAGCGTTTTCAGCAAGCAAAAAGTTAGTTAATTATTATTAATGAATGGCTAGAGGCGATCAAATTTATGTATATCGAGAGTTGCTCAATTTGCAGGGACTTTATGAGCATCATGGGATTGACTGTGGAGATGATACAGTCATTCATTATCGTAAACCTAGCGAGACAATTGAGCGTACTTCTTTAGATATTTTTACGCGCGGGAATCCCACTTATATTAGGCAATATGCTCAGGGGTTTTGTTTTATTCCTGACATAGTCGTGCAACGGGCACAAAGCCGCTTAGGAGAACAAAAATATAATCTTTTATTTAATAATTGTGAGCATTTTGCTACCTGGTGTAAAACGGGAATTAATGATAGTAAACAAATCCGCGATTTTATCCCAATTATTAGTCAACTGGAAACCTCGAATTTATATGAGCCTTTAAAAGAGGCTTTAGGGCAATCAGATCCCAACAATGCCAAACGTTTATTAAATAATGCTTTAGGCGATCTTAAAGGGGTTTGGGATGAGCTACAGCCTAAGTATAAATTAAGTTTAAAAGAGGTAGAAACTTGGGATAAAGTAGCCAAAGAAGCTGTTAAACGAAATCGAGATGACTTGGCAAGAGCGGCTTTAGAACGTAAACTAGGCTATAAGCGGCGAGCAACCGAATTAGAAAATCAGTTAAAGCAATTGGCAACTATGACCGAAGATGTTTTAACTAATTTACTGAATGTTTAATCAAGGGGTAAAAACTACATCTTAATACCTACATCAATATACGACATTAATATAAAATACAAAACGTAGGGTGTGTTAGCAAAGCGTAACGCACCTAAAAAATCTAATTTACTTAATGCCTAAACTCATATAAAATATAAGGCAATATCCCCCTAACCCTCCTTAATAAAGGGAGAAACAAGTAACGTGGGGTGTGAAGCGCGAAGCCTAACATACCTAAAATAAAACATACTATTAGGGTAGTATTATTGATGTTCAGTATCTTTTTATTTAGCTTAATTTTTTGCTTTATTTGTTGGTTGATTTATAGCAGTAAAAACTCAGTTAATAACTCTCAAAATTTAACAATAAATCAGGGTAAATTATTGGATGGTTCATCTTATCATTTAGCTTGTTTATTAGAAGATGCGCCGCCAAGTTCTTTAAGAGGTCAATTTTATCCATTAGCAACACCGTTAATGACCCCTCTAGCTTGTATAGTACCTCGAACTTGGCAGGATTTTTACCGACAAAATTTAGGTCAACCCGGGGTGAATTATTGGGAATGGCGAGATAAACCTGAATCAAAAAATGTCTGTCAGGAATTAACTTTATTGTTAGACTTGACAGAGCCGAAAGGTTATGCTAGAGATTTTTTAGAAATTTTAGCCGCAGGGAAAAATCCCCTAGCGAGTTTTTATCAGGAAACGTTAAAAAATAAGGGCAAATTTGATCAACAAGACTTTCAAGTGCAAAAGCAAATCTATGTGGCATTTAAACAATGGCATGAATTAGCCCAGCAACAAATCGGACTAGCCGCTTTACAAAGGGTTTATCGGGTGTGTTATGGTGCATCTTGGTCATTAATAGAGGAAATTTTTGCCGAAAAAACCTTTTTAATTTTTTCACAATATTTAATCGATCAATCTGCCCCTTGGTGGAAAGTTTTAGGGGTGCCACCTCGGTCGAATTTTTCACAAGTTGAACAAGCTTATAAATCACTGGTTAGAACCTGGCATCCAGACCTTAATCAGCATCCTTTAGCAACAGATGTTACGGCAAGGATTAATGTTGCTTATGAACAATATCAAGCTTTATATGAAAAGTCTAAACCTGTAACTGTAAGTAATAATAATTTTCAGAAAAATCCCAAGTTATGGGTAAAAATTCGGGAATGGATTACAACAAATCGAAATAAATAAGTAAGTATCTGGACATCAATAAAGCACTCTGTATAAAGAACTGTAAAACGCCCACAATTCCCCCACACCCGGCCCCCATTTCCCTGCACCCTAACCTCACAGTTAACTTGAAATAAGAAGAATGGTTATAAATACAGGTTTTGTTGGGTTCATAGAGATTTATTATGCTAGAATTGGGCAAAAAAACATTTAGGGATGTCATAAGCTTATGGACCCTTTAAGTATCGCGACGATATCTATCATCTCTGCTGTTGCTACTAAAGTTTTGGAAAACGCCGGCGAAAAGGTAGGAGAAACCCTCTACGACAAGACGAGTAAATTTCTAGCATCTCTGAAAAAACAATCTCCTGATACAGTAACCGCTATAGAAAAAGCCCCCCAACAACCTCTAGATTATGGCACAGCTATATTAGAAATCGAGTCGGCGGCTAAAGCTAATCCTGATGTGGCTAAATCTATGGCAGAATTAGCACAAGCGGCTAGAACAGAATCTAATCCTCAATTGCAGCAACAGATACAGGAAATATTAAATAGTTTGAAGTCAGCAAAAAGCTCGCAAAATACCATTAACTGTGAAAAATTGGCAGATGATCTCAAGAATTTCTTCCAAAATCCTATATTTAATGCTCCAGTCACATTTAATTGACTACAGTCGCCCTTTAGGGAACGGGTAAAGTTAACTCCCTCTAAATCTAAACTTTATAGCGGTTCTGTCCATTTTGTAGGACGAGAAAAAGAACTGCACTTGCTGCATGAAGATTTACAGCGAGGTAATTATGTTGCCATAACAGGAATGGGAGGAGTGGGTAAAACCGAGTTAGCTAGTCAATATATTCACCGCTATGGAGAAGCTTATGAGGGCATTACTTGGTTTAATGATAGACAAAAAGGTCTAGCGGCAGAGGTTTTAGAGTATTTTTCTTTGCAGTTAAATTATGAGATTCCCCAACAGTTAAGGGGAAAACGGTTAACGCTTTCTGAACAAGTGCGGGAGTGTTGGGGTCAATATGCGGCTTCTGAATTGCCTATATTACTGGTTTTT is from Gloeothece verrucosa PCC 7822 and encodes:
- a CDS encoding lecithin retinol acyltransferase family protein; this encodes MARGDQIYVYRELLNLQGLYEHHGIDCGDDTVIHYRKPSETIERTSLDIFTRGNPTYIRQYAQGFCFIPDIVVQRAQSRLGEQKYNLLFNNCEHFATWCKTGINDSKQIRDFIPIISQLETSNLYEPLKEALGQSDPNNAKRLLNNALGDLKGVWDELQPKYKLSLKEVETWDKVAKEAVKRNRDDLARAALERKLGYKRRATELENQLKQLATMTEDVLTNLLNV
- a CDS encoding J domain-containing protein, which codes for MDGSSYHLACLLEDAPPSSLRGQFYPLATPLMTPLACIVPRTWQDFYRQNLGQPGVNYWEWRDKPESKNVCQELTLLLDLTEPKGYARDFLEILAAGKNPLASFYQETLKNKGKFDQQDFQVQKQIYVAFKQWHELAQQQIGLAALQRVYRVCYGASWSLIEEIFAEKTFLIFSQYLIDQSAPWWKVLGVPPRSNFSQVEQAYKSLVRTWHPDLNQHPLATDVTARINVAYEQYQALYEKSKPVTVSNNNFQKNPKLWVKIREWITTNRNK